One Mesorhizobium sp. J428 DNA segment encodes these proteins:
- a CDS encoding radical SAM protein: MGSAPVVNWAILKIAQRCNINCTYCYVYNRGDTSWQGRPAVMSDEIVLAVAQRIRRQAEEFGLKEFHVELHGGEPLLVGRRRFEAICATLKEHARVDLRFHMQTNGLLLDRDWLGLLDRLDVSFGISLDGPPELHDRNRVDHFGRGTSDRLTSILHDLSTERSFHRLFGGILCVVSKPLPHGGELLDWFVRNGVRDIDFLLPDGNHANLPGPDFDPADFARFWIEVYDRWSAYGQAAPRIRTLRTLLRGLVGEKSGMDAHGGDLRTMLVVETDGSIGISDVGRICAPLNEDVHHVRTHEFRAHQEREDIALMQRLPAKCTDCRWLPACGGGYLPHRFTGKDFSQPSIYCDVWDALLERMAGEIATELERINVGPGFSASRTAHRPAA; encoded by the coding sequence ATGGGCTCCGCGCCGGTGGTCAACTGGGCGATCCTCAAGATCGCCCAGCGCTGCAACATCAACTGCACCTATTGCTACGTCTACAATCGCGGCGACACGAGCTGGCAGGGTCGTCCCGCCGTGATGTCGGACGAGATCGTGCTGGCGGTGGCGCAGCGGATCCGCCGTCAGGCCGAGGAATTCGGCCTCAAGGAGTTCCATGTCGAGCTGCACGGCGGCGAGCCGCTTCTGGTCGGACGTCGCCGCTTCGAGGCGATCTGCGCGACGCTGAAGGAACATGCCAGGGTCGATCTGCGCTTCCATATGCAGACCAACGGCCTGCTGCTCGACCGGGACTGGCTCGGCTTACTCGATCGCCTCGACGTCTCCTTCGGCATCAGCCTCGACGGGCCGCCGGAATTGCATGATCGCAACCGCGTCGACCATTTCGGCCGCGGCACCAGCGACCGGCTCACCTCGATCCTGCACGACCTCTCGACCGAGCGCAGCTTCCACCGCCTGTTCGGCGGGATCCTGTGCGTCGTCTCGAAGCCGCTGCCGCACGGCGGCGAGCTGCTCGACTGGTTCGTGCGCAACGGTGTGCGCGATATCGACTTCCTGCTGCCGGACGGCAACCACGCCAACCTGCCGGGCCCGGACTTCGACCCTGCCGACTTCGCCCGGTTCTGGATCGAGGTCTACGACAGGTGGTCGGCCTACGGGCAGGCGGCGCCGCGCATCCGCACCTTGCGCACGCTGCTGCGCGGGCTTGTCGGCGAGAAGTCCGGCATGGATGCGCATGGCGGGGACTTGAGGACCATGCTGGTGGTCGAGACCGACGGCTCGATCGGCATCTCGGATGTCGGCCGCATCTGCGCGCCGCTGAACGAGGACGTGCACCACGTGCGGACCCACGAATTCCGCGCCCACCAGGAGCGCGAGGACATCGCGCTCATGCAGCGGCTGCCGGCGAAATGCACCGACTGCCGCTGGCTGCCCGCCTGTGGCGGCGGCTACCTGCCGCACCGCTTCACCGGCAAGGACTTTTCGCAACCCTCGATCTACTGCGACGTCTGGGATGCGCTGCTCGAGCGCATGGCCGGCGAGATCGCGACCGAACTGGAGAGGATCAATGTCGGACCAGGATTTTCGGCTTCTCGAACCGCTCATCGACCTGCGGCCTAA
- the clpB gene encoding ATP-dependent chaperone ClpB — MNIEKYSERVRGFIQSAQTQALSRNHQQFTPEHLLKVLVEDPEGLAASLISRAGGDPRAVLVAVEGALNTLPKVEGGNGQLYLSQPLAKVFSTAEEMATKAGDSFVTVERLLTALAVEKSAKTADILSKAGVTAQALNAAINDIRKGRTADSASAEQGYDALKKYARDLTKDAREGKLDPVIGRDDEIRRTIQVLSRRTKNNPVLIGEPGVGKTAIAEGLALRIVNGDVPETLKDKKLMALDMGALIAGAKYRGEFEERLKAVLNEVTAAEGGIILFIDEMHTLVGAGKGEGAMDASNLLKPALARGELHCVGATTLDEYRKHVEKDAALARRFQPVFVNEPTVEDTISILRGLKEKYEQHHKVRIADSALVAAATLSNRYISDRFLPDKAIDLVDEASSRLRMQVDSKPEALDEIDRRIMQLKIEREALKLEKDEASKDRLSKLEKELAGLEEESDALTSKWQAEKQKLGLAADLKKQLDDARNELAISQRKGDFAKAGELAYGRIPELEKKLAEAEAQDGKAGMVEETVTPDHVAHIVSRWTGIPVDKMLEGEREKLLRMEDEIAKRVVGQGEAVQAVSKAVRRARAGLQDPNRPIGSFMFLGPTGVGKTELTKALASFLFDDEQAMVRIDMSEFMEKHSVARLIGAPPGYVGYDEGGALTEAVRRRPYQVVLFDEVEKAHPDVFNVLLQVLDDGRLTDGQGRTVDFRNTLIVMTSNLGAEYLVSLGEDQDVDAARDEVMAVVKASFRPEFLNRIDEVILFHRLRRKDMGQIVRIQLKRLEKLLEDRKITLDLDEEAIEWLASKGYDPAYGARPLKRIMQKELQDPLAEKILLGDIRDGARVVVTAGSDRLNFRTGPQSVKNEAEAA; from the coding sequence ATGAACATCGAGAAGTATTCCGAGCGCGTCCGCGGCTTCATCCAGTCCGCCCAGACACAGGCGCTCTCGCGCAACCACCAGCAGTTCACGCCCGAGCACCTGCTCAAGGTCCTCGTCGAGGATCCGGAAGGTCTTGCCGCGTCGCTGATTTCCCGTGCTGGCGGCGATCCGCGCGCGGTGCTCGTCGCGGTCGAGGGCGCGCTCAACACGCTGCCCAAGGTCGAGGGCGGCAACGGCCAGCTCTACCTGTCGCAGCCGCTGGCGAAGGTCTTTTCCACCGCCGAGGAGATGGCGACCAAGGCCGGCGACTCGTTCGTCACGGTCGAGCGCTTGCTCACCGCGCTCGCGGTCGAGAAGTCGGCCAAGACCGCCGACATCCTCTCCAAGGCGGGCGTGACTGCACAGGCGCTGAACGCCGCGATCAACGACATCCGCAAGGGTCGCACCGCCGATTCCGCCTCGGCCGAGCAGGGCTATGATGCGCTGAAGAAATATGCGCGCGACCTGACGAAGGATGCCCGCGAAGGCAAGCTGGATCCGGTCATCGGCCGCGACGACGAGATTCGCCGCACCATCCAGGTGCTGTCGCGCCGCACCAAGAACAATCCTGTCCTCATCGGTGAGCCCGGCGTCGGCAAGACGGCGATCGCCGAGGGTCTGGCGCTGCGCATCGTCAACGGCGACGTGCCCGAGACGCTGAAGGACAAGAAGCTGATGGCGCTCGACATGGGTGCCCTGATCGCGGGCGCGAAGTATCGCGGCGAGTTCGAGGAGCGGCTGAAGGCCGTGCTCAACGAGGTCACCGCGGCCGAGGGCGGCATCATACTGTTCATCGACGAGATGCACACCCTGGTCGGCGCCGGCAAGGGCGAGGGCGCGATGGACGCGTCGAACCTGTTGAAGCCGGCGCTTGCCCGCGGCGAGCTGCATTGCGTCGGTGCGACCACGCTGGACGAATACCGTAAGCATGTCGAAAAGGACGCGGCCCTTGCCCGCCGCTTCCAGCCGGTCTTCGTCAACGAGCCGACGGTCGAGGACACGATCTCGATCCTGCGCGGGCTGAAGGAGAAATACGAACAGCACCACAAGGTGCGCATCGCCGACTCCGCGCTGGTGGCGGCAGCCACGCTGTCGAACCGCTACATCTCCGACCGCTTCCTGCCCGACAAGGCGATCGACCTGGTCGACGAGGCGTCCTCGCGCCTGCGCATGCAGGTCGATTCGAAGCCGGAGGCGCTGGACGAGATCGACCGCCGCATCATGCAGCTGAAGATCGAGCGTGAGGCGCTGAAGCTGGAGAAGGACGAGGCCTCGAAGGACCGCCTGTCGAAGCTGGAGAAGGAACTCGCCGGCCTCGAGGAGGAGTCCGACGCGCTGACGTCGAAGTGGCAGGCCGAGAAGCAGAAGCTCGGTCTGGCGGCTGACCTGAAGAAGCAGCTCGATGATGCCCGCAACGAACTTGCGATCTCGCAGCGCAAGGGCGACTTCGCCAAGGCGGGCGAGCTTGCCTATGGGCGTATCCCCGAGTTGGAGAAGAAGCTCGCCGAGGCCGAGGCACAGGACGGCAAGGCCGGCATGGTCGAAGAGACCGTGACGCCGGACCATGTCGCGCACATCGTCTCCCGCTGGACCGGCATTCCGGTCGACAAGATGCTGGAGGGCGAGCGCGAGAAGTTGCTGCGCATGGAAGACGAGATCGCCAAGCGCGTCGTTGGCCAGGGCGAGGCGGTGCAGGCGGTGTCCAAGGCGGTGCGGCGTGCGCGCGCCGGGCTGCAGGACCCGAACCGGCCGATCGGCTCGTTCATGTTCCTCGGCCCCACCGGCGTCGGCAAGACCGAGCTCACCAAGGCGCTCGCCTCCTTCCTGTTCGACGACGAGCAGGCGATGGTGCGCATCGACATGTCGGAGTTCATGGAGAAGCATTCCGTGGCCCGGCTGATCGGCGCTCCTCCCGGCTATGTCGGCTACGACGAGGGTGGTGCGTTGACCGAGGCCGTGCGGCGCAGGCCCTACCAGGTCGTGCTGTTCGACGAGGTCGAGAAGGCGCATCCGGACGTGTTCAACGTGCTGCTGCAGGTGCTGGACGACGGTCGCCTGACCGACGGCCAGGGCCGCACGGTCGACTTCCGCAACACGCTGATCGTCATGACGTCGAACCTCGGCGCCGAATATCTGGTCTCGCTCGGCGAGGACCAGGATGTCGACGCCGCGCGCGACGAGGTGATGGCGGTGGTGAAGGCGTCGTTCCGGCCGGAGTTCCTGAACCGCATCGACGAGGTGATCCTGTTCCATCGCCTGCGGCGCAAGGACATGGGCCAGATCGTCAGGATCCAGCTCAAGCGGCTCGAAAAGCTGCTGGAGGACCGCAAGATCACGCTCGACCTCGACGAGGAGGCAATCGAGTGGCTCGCCTCCAAGGGCTACGATCCCGCCTACGGCGCCCGTCCGCTCAAGCGCATCATGCAGAAGGAACTGCAGGATCCGCTGGCCGAGAAGATCCTGCTCGGCGACATCCGCGACGGCGCGCGGGTGGTGGTGACCGCGGGTTCCGACCGGCTGAACTTCCGGACCGGGCCGCAGAGCGTGAAGAACGAGGCCGAAGCGGCCTAA